A region of the Nocardia nova SH22a genome:
TATGTCGGCGGGCATTATCCGCACGATGTGGTGGCCTCGGCGCTGCTGGCGATCCCGGTCGCCACGGCGGTGAGCCTGCTGCTGGCCCGGCCGGTGACCGCACTGGTCGCGCGGATACGGTCGTCCGCACTCGCACCGCTGGTCACCGATTCCGGGCAGGGCGCCACGCCGCGGGCGTGAGCCGACCGGTGAAGCCGGACACACGGCCGGTGCGCTCCGGAGCGCACCGGCTATCCTGTCCGATGTGGTGGTGGGGCTCGCCACTCCGGTGTCAGCGCCGGAACAACCGTGATCCGATGATCGCCAACAGTCCCTACTCGAGATCTGTTCGATATGCGTTGTTCGAGTAGGAGTCTGTCCTTGACCGAGTTGCATCGTTCCCCGGCCCGCGCCGAGGCCGAACCCATCGATCCGGATGTGGACCTGCACATGCCCGATCAACGCCGGGAGTTGTTCCGCGAACACGGCGCCGTTCTGGCCGTGATCGCGGTCGGCGGCGGCCTCGGCGGCCTCTCGCGCTACGGATTGTCCCGGCTGCTGCCGACCCATCCCGGGCAGTTCCCGTGGGGAACCTTCACCGAGAACGTGCTCGGCTGCCTGGCGATCGGCGTGCTGATGGTGCTGATCACCGAGGTGTGGCCCGCACACCGGCTGGTGCGCCCGTTCGTCGGGGTGGGGTTCCTGGGCGGTTTCACCACCTTCTCCACCTACACCGTCGAGATCCGCGGCCTGCTGCAACCCGGTTCCGCGGTCCTCGCCTTCGTCTATCTGGCCGCCACGCTGCTGTGCGCGCTGCTCGCCGTACTGGCGGGAGTGACCGGCGCTCGAATGGTGTTCCTGGGCAAGCGGATCCGGGAGGAATCGCGATGACGGTCGTTCTCGTTCTGGTCGGTGCGATGGTCGGCGCGCCCACGCGCTACCTCACCGATCGCTTCGTGCAGGCGCGCCACGACAGCCTGTTCCCGTGGGGCACGCTCACGGTCAACATCGTGGGCTGCCTGATCCTGGGGTCACTCACCGGCGCGGCGGCCGGATCGTCGAT
Encoded here:
- the crcB gene encoding fluoride efflux transporter CrcB, which codes for MTELHRSPARAEAEPIDPDVDLHMPDQRRELFREHGAVLAVIAVGGGLGGLSRYGLSRLLPTHPGQFPWGTFTENVLGCLAIGVLMVLITEVWPAHRLVRPFVGVGFLGGFTTFSTYTVEIRGLLQPGSAVLAFVYLAATLLCALLAVLAGVTGARMVFLGKRIREESR